One Deltaproteobacteria bacterium genomic window, TACGATCCTTTGATACAGTTACCACAGAAACGGGGGGCAGTGTTACAGGGATACTGTCATAACCATAAAGTCTCGCTATCTCTTCGACAAGATCGATTTCCCTCGTGATATCTACCCTATATGTGGGTGGAGTCACCCGGTAAATCCCGTCTTCCTCCCCGCAAACAACCATATCTATACTTTCCAGGATTTTTATGATTTCAGCGGTTTCAATATCTGTTCCCAGGATCTCATTGACCCTTCTTATTCGGAGAGGGATGTCCGTTGCTGTTTCAACTTTTCGCGGATATTGATCAATGTAACCTTTACAAACAGTCCCACCGGAAATTTCAGTCATAAACTGGACCGCCCTGTCAAGCGCCCTGATCACGCCTTCAGGATCTACACCACGACCGAACCTGAATGCGGCATCCGTATTCATTCCCAGCAATTTTGCCGATTTACGAATAGAAGGCGCGGCAAAATAAGCACTTTCCAGAAAAATCATCTCTGTGTCTTCTTTAACTTCAGAATTAAGTCCACCCATGATACCGGCAATGGCTACAGGCTTGACGCCATCACAGATCATCAGCGTATCGGTTTCCAAAATACGCTCCTTCTCATCAAGAGATGTGAATGTTTCTCCCGTGCGGGATCTTCTGACCACAATACGCCCCTCTTCAAGAAACCTGTAATCAAACGCGTGGAGCGGCTGACCCAACTCCAGCATCACATAATTGGTGATATCGACAATATTGTTGATTGCACGAAGGCCTACTGCCTCCAATCTCCGGCGCATCCAGAGGGGTGAAGGTTTTATCGTAACATTTTTTATAATTCTGCCGCTATACCGGGGACAGAGATCTGTGTCGAGGATTTCCACCGATGTGATACGGTTTATATCCTCCTCATTTTCCTGCACGGTACTATCGGGATATTTCAATTTGGATCCTGTAATTGCCGAAACTTCACGGGCAATTCCGATAATGCTCAAACAGTCGGAACGGTTGGGTGTTATCGAGATATCAAGAACGGTATCCTTCAAATCAAGGGCTTCCGCCAGGTCAAGACCGATGGTAAGGTTATCCGGGAGAATCATTATCCCCGTAGCATCATCGCCGATGCCTAGCTCCTGCTCTGAACAGAGCATCCCCTCCGATACCTCGCCTCTGATTTTCGAACTCCTTATCGTATACCCTCCCGGTATGGTTGCCCCGACTTTCGCAAGAGGAACCACATCACCGGGACTGATGTTACCGGCGCCACAGACCACAGGATAGGTACTATCACCGGTAGCCAATTCACAGAGGATACACTTATCTGCATCAGGATGAGGTTTGATGGAAAGAATCTTTGCAACGACGACATTAGTAAAGGAAGGGCCCGTCTCCCTGATGGATTCTACCTCAAATCCTGCCATTGTCAGCCGATCGACAAGCTCAGCGGGTGAAATCCTGATATCCACATAATCTTTAAGCCATCTGAGACTGACTAACATAACCCCTAATCCCTGGACCCTAATCCCTGTATCAAAATTGTTCTAAAAACCTCCAGTCATTTTCAAAAAACAACCGGATATCCGATATCCCGTACTTAAGCATGGCAATCCGCTCGAGGCCAAGGCCGAAAGCAAAACCGGAAACTTCTTCGGGATCGTAATGTACATTCTTAAATACCTCGGGGTCCACCATCCCTGATCCAAGGATTTCAAGCCAGCCGCTCTGAGAGCATACACGACATCCCGCGCCATTGCACATGACACACCTGATGTCAACCTCAGCACTCGGCTCGGTAAAGGGGAAAAAACTGGGGCGAAATCGGAGCGCCGTACCCTCACCAAACATCTGTTTGAGAAATGATGTAAGAACACCTTTCAAATCACCAAAAGTGATACCCCTATCAACCAGCAGACCTTCAATCTGATGGAACATGGGTGTATGAGAGATATCCGAATCGGGACGATACACCCGACCGGGTGAAAGAATTCTCACCGGCGGCCTCTGCTTTTCCATGACCCTGATCTGAACAGGTGAGGTATGTGTACGCAGTACTATGTTATCTTCTATGTAGAATGTATCCTGCATATCTCGTGCAGGGTGGTTTTGGGGAATATTCAGGGCCTCAAAATTGTAATAGTCCAGCTCAATTTCCGGACCTTCGACAACCGAAAAACCAAGCCCTGCGAATATGTCACAAATCTCCTGACAAACCTGAGTTATGGGATGGAGTTTGCCATACCTGACTTTTCTCCCAGGGAGTGTTACATCGATGCTGTCACGAAGAAGGGCTTCTTCCTTTTTCAGAGTGGTGATAGCTTTCAGGGCATTCTCAAGCTTCTCCGTAAGCGTATCTTTAATTTCATTACAACGATTCCCGACTAAAGGTCGCTTTTCCGGATCGATATTTCCGAGGTTGCGAAGAAACTTTGTCAGAATCCCCTTTCTTCCTAAATACTTGGTTCTTGCAGCAAGGAACTCCCCTTCAGTTTTTGCAATGCTTATTTCAGATTCAGCTTGCCTTTGAAGTTCCTCAAGTTCTTTTAGCATGTCGGCAGTTTACCCTTTGCTACACTGACTATTTCAGAAAATCCACGAGGATCATGAACGGCAAGCTCGGCGAGAATCTTTCTGTCAATTTCCACACCCGCTTTTTTCATGCCGTCGATTAAACGGCTATATGATATTTCATGAATTCGTGCAGCCGCATTAATCCTTGTGATCCACAGTTTCCTGAAATCTCTTTTCCGTACTCGTCTATCCCGATAGGCATACTTCATTGCCCTTTCCACGGCTTCCGTGGCTGTTTTTAATAAACGGCTCCGCGCTCCAAAAAAACCCTTTGCCATTTTCAGAATTCTTCGTCTCTTTTTCTTAGCAGTGATACTTCTTTTTACTCTTGGCATTTCTTCTGATCTCCCCGCTTCTTATAAAAAACGCATTGCTGAATTATTCTACCAAACTCAAAAATATTTTTATCTACACCATATATTTCATTCCTACATATACGGAATTAACATCTTTATTCCTCTGGTATCACTCTTGTGGAGAATGGTAGACTTTCTCAAATTTCTTTTTCTTTTTGTCGTTTTTTTCGTAAGAATATGGCTCGCATAAGCCCTACTCCTCTTCACCTTACCACTTCCCGTAAGACTAAACCTTTTAGCCGCTCCCCTGTGTGTTTTTATCTTTGGCATTAAATCACCCCTTTCACTCTATTTCTTCGGCGACACCATCATAACCATACTTCTTCCCTCCAGCCGAGGATGTTGATCAATAATACCTTCATCTGCTAACGCCTTTTGGACATCCTCCATGATTTTCCTACCCAGTTCAGTATAAGCCATTTCGCGACCTCTAAACATCATGGTAACCTTCACTTTATCATTCTGGCTGAGGAATTTCTTAATATGTTTGATTTTTACCTGCAGGTCATGTTCATCAGTTTTCGGTCTTAACCTGATCTCCTTTACCTGAATGATACTCTGACTCTTTTTTGCGACCTGTAGTTTCTTGCTTTGCTGGTATCTGAATTTCCCATAATCCATAATCCGGCAAACCGGTGGTGTAGAATTGGGAGCAACCTCAACCAGATCCAAAGTCGCCTTAGCAGCAACATCCAGTGCTTCCGCCAGAGACATAATACCCAATTGTTTACCCTCATCAATAACCCTGACGGTAGTCGCCTTAATTTCCTGATTTATGTTTAAATCCTTAGCTATATGTCACCTCCTGTAATAGTAAATCCTAATATCGAAATTCTCAA contains:
- the pheT gene encoding phenylalanine--tRNA ligase subunit beta; the protein is MLVSLRWLKDYVDIRISPAELVDRLTMAGFEVESIRETGPSFTNVVVAKILSIKPHPDADKCILCELATGDSTYPVVCGAGNISPGDVVPLAKVGATIPGGYTIRSSKIRGEVSEGMLCSEQELGIGDDATGIMILPDNLTIGLDLAEALDLKDTVLDISITPNRSDCLSIIGIAREVSAITGSKLKYPDSTVQENEEDINRITSVEILDTDLCPRYSGRIIKNVTIKPSPLWMRRRLEAVGLRAINNIVDITNYVMLELGQPLHAFDYRFLEEGRIVVRRSRTGETFTSLDEKERILETDTLMICDGVKPVAIAGIMGGLNSEVKEDTEMIFLESAYFAAPSIRKSAKLLGMNTDAAFRFGRGVDPEGVIRALDRAVQFMTEISGGTVCKGYIDQYPRKVETATDIPLRIRRVNEILGTDIETAEIIKILESIDMVVCGEEDGIYRVTPPTYRVDITREIDLVEEIARLYGYDSIPVTLPPVSVVTVSKDRKEILIDRLREILRGAGYSEIITYSFVSTDSVEWLALKEDDERRKRIKIKNPLSEDQSVMRTTLVSSLLETMKKNAHNGCFDLKVFEIGRVFFHRKEGELPVEKNLLGCLITGQLYDDLWSSKMYADFFDLKGCIENVFDGLKISDLIFRSDYRETFLNSGKSCGIYVGDQCIGFLGEVHPDILVRMDLKNVAYVYEINLDILENLFTGEMLYKELPRFPSVVRDVAFIVGQELEAQKILNLAMDMNKELLEKVSIFDVYSGKSIPQGMKSLGMRFVYRSSDRTLTDEEVSQMHAGIVKSIVDLTEAKIRGEEN
- the infC gene encoding translation initiation factor IF-3, whose protein sequence is MAKDLNINQEIKATTVRVIDEGKQLGIMSLAEALDVAAKATLDLVEVAPNSTPPVCRIMDYGKFRYQQSKKLQVAKKSQSIIQVKEIRLRPKTDEHDLQVKIKHIKKFLSQNDKVKVTMMFRGREMAYTELGRKIMEDVQKALADEGIIDQHPRLEGRSMVMMVSPKK
- the rpmI gene encoding 50S ribosomal protein L35 yields the protein MPKIKTHRGAAKRFSLTGSGKVKRSRAYASHILTKKTTKRKRNLRKSTILHKSDTRGIKMLIPYM
- the rplT gene encoding 50S ribosomal protein L20, translated to MPRVKRSITAKKKRRRILKMAKGFFGARSRLLKTATEAVERAMKYAYRDRRVRKRDFRKLWITRINAAARIHEISYSRLIDGMKKAGVEIDRKILAELAVHDPRGFSEIVSVAKGKLPTC
- the pheS gene encoding phenylalanine--tRNA ligase subunit alpha, with the translated sequence MLKELEELQRQAESEISIAKTEGEFLAARTKYLGRKGILTKFLRNLGNIDPEKRPLVGNRCNEIKDTLTEKLENALKAITTLKKEEALLRDSIDVTLPGRKVRYGKLHPITQVCQEICDIFAGLGFSVVEGPEIELDYYNFEALNIPQNHPARDMQDTFYIEDNIVLRTHTSPVQIRVMEKQRPPVRILSPGRVYRPDSDISHTPMFHQIEGLLVDRGITFGDLKGVLTSFLKQMFGEGTALRFRPSFFPFTEPSAEVDIRCVMCNGAGCRVCSQSGWLEILGSGMVDPEVFKNVHYDPEEVSGFAFGLGLERIAMLKYGISDIRLFFENDWRFLEQF